The genomic stretch CCGATTTTTGGGTAAAAAGATTCCATCGTCCCTCCCGGTAGGTTATTCTTCCCTCCATACCTCCCAGTGAGGTAGAATTTATGATACTATCCCCCCATTTAAAATGGCCGGCAAATACATCTGGAGCGAATTCTCCTGAAATATCAAATTGTGATGACACCCGGTTCGCTCCAACCCGGAATTGGTCAGCTAAGATAGTCAGCCGGCCGCTTCGGCTTTGATCCTGGCCGGCTGAAATCCCCCCTTCAAATTCGAGCCTTCCTTTTTCCTGATTTATCTTGAGGGAGACAAGTTGAAGGTATTTCCCTTCCCCCTTAAAAGCCAGGCGGCCTTTCCCTTCTAAGAGATTGGCCAGGATAAAATTCCCTTCATATTCTGGAGCGGTGGGATTACCCTTGATCCTCAAGACGCCATCAAGGTAGGTAGACTGGCCTAAGTCAAGCCTGGAGAGTTTCATAAGGGGCCAGAGTGGGGCGTTTTTGGCCTCCAGGGTAAGATAGCCGGAAGGAACCCCCTCCCAATTTAGCTCCCCTTGAGCCAGATACCCCTCACCCCATTTGAGACGGATGAGGTTAAGCCGGTTGGATTGATACCTCAAGTTTGCCTTAAGCCTGGGAAGGATCGTCTTGCCCTGATTAAGACTCAGGGAAGACAGAGCGGTCTCTCCGCTGATGAGGAAAGAGGGTTTAATCTTAATAGACCCCTCAAAGGAGAAAGGGCTGACGACATCAAGGTCTTTTACCTGAGCAGGCATCCATTTATTCCATGTAACTTGCTCTGACGCCGCTTTTAGCTGTATTTCTTCCATTGAATTAAAAATGACTCCCTGGAGTTTAAAGGGGGTTTCTCGAGCCGTAAAGGCAAGATTGGCGGCCAATTGCGGATGGCGGGTGGCAGGTGGCGATAAGGCATAAGAAATCTTAAAGCTCCCACGCACATCAGTTATCTTCTCATCCTGAGCCCTCAGAATCACCTCCCCCTCTTTTATCTTTTCTCTCGGTTTCCCCAGAATTACTTCTCCATCTTTGAGCTCCAGTCTCCCATTGCAGTTAGCCAACTTTAATTCCTGAGCGGCGGGTTCTACCTGGCCCGCCAGGTTGCCTTTGATGACGCCACTAACGGATTGCAGATTAGCAATTAGGGATGGCAGAGGGTGCGTGGCCGAGGGTAGGCTCCCCTCTGGGATCCGGGCTCTGAAAAGAGCAGCCAGGTCAACCGTGTCTATCTCTGCCTTCCAGTTAAGGTCTTTCAATGTCGCTCTTCCCCATAGTTTGATCTGAGGTGGTTTGGTGGCCTCGCCTAAGGAGCAGGTAGCGGTAAGCACAAGGGTAGTCGTGTCTTTAAGCTCCTCTCCTTTCTGAGGGTTGATTCTTACCCTCCTGAAGGCTCCCTTCTGACCTCTGACCTCTGACTTCTGGTCTCTGTCCCCTGTATGCCGGGGTTCGATTTTGGCCTCAATTCCTCTGAGGGGTAAACTGAAGTTCCTGACCGGGTCGAATAGATCAAGTTCGCCCTTCTGCACCCGGACTCTAAAGGAGGTGAGATTAATCACGGCTGCCCACCGTTGCTCCCAATCAACCTCGGGTTTAGTCTCCTTCAGGTTAAGTTCCGCCTTCGGTCGAAGAAGACGGATTTCATTCAGCCAACGAGGAGACCACTTCCCCCTGGCCCTAATTATCTCCCAGAGGCTGAATCTCAAAGCGACTCGATCGATGCTTATTACGGATGCCTCTCCTTCAGGAGAGGACTGCACAAAACGAACCCGATAGAGGATCAAGTGGTCAAAAAATCCACCGCCTATGTCACCAATGGTTACCTCAGCCCCGGTTTCAGCCTCTAATTGAGAGACAATTTGCCCCTTGATGGGTTCGTAAAAGAGTCCTTTATGCCAGGCTAAGTAAAGACACCCCAGCCCGATAATGATTAAAAGTAAAACAATTTTCTTTTTCATAGGGTAGCGCCGCCTCCAGCCGCAGCCCAACGCCCACGATGAGCCGATACGCCGTTAGACCACCTTGTTCATCCTATCCTATGGCATGGGTAAGGCGCAAGTACGGCTTTATGGCCTTCAACTCCTCTGTCTCTGCCCGCTGCGCAACGTACAAGTCCCACCGAAGCTGCACATTCATCCAGAAATCGGCACTCGTCCCGAAGAACCTTGCTAAGCGCAAAGCTATCCTTGGTGTCATGCCCCTACGCTGATTGACAATATCGTTTATCTGTTGGTAGGGAACATGAATGGCGTTTGCCATCTGACGTTGCGTCAGTCTCATCGGATTCAGGAATTCCTCCAAGAGCATCTCTCCGGGATGCGTCGGCGCCCGGTTCGTAGGTATACGAATCATGATCTCCTCCTAATGATAGTCCACAATCTCAACTTGGTCAGGTCCCGACTCTGTCCAAACGAAGCAAATGCGGTATCGCTCATTGATCCGAATGCTGTGCTGCCCCTGTCGGTCACCAGTCAACATTTCCAGGCAATTGCCCGGCGGAACTCGCAGTTCTCGAAGGGCAGTGACCGAATCAAGCATATCGAGTTTGCGCATGGCTGCTTTCCAGACCGCTTCCGGACATGTCCTTCTGGCGGCTTTCGTGTTCTCTCCGTTGAAGACGTCTTCAGTACCATCGTTCTTGAATGATTGTATCATAGCAACATGATAGCAGCACGGTCATCTCATTGCAAGCAGTCGTAGAGTTCGCCAAGCATGTATGGCGGTCTAACAAATTTTGGATGGCGGATGGCGGATTTAAAATCTTCCGTCCGCAATCCGAAATCCGCAATCATAACATTCTGGCGGACAACGTAAATATGGCGGCTAATAGTATAACTTGCTCAGGGCAGGGTAAGGCCGCCAATGATAGAGCAGGAATCGGCCAAGGACCTAATTGACTCTCTGATAAGCTTACATGGTTCGATTCGGGAGAAACTCTCCCCGAGGGGAGTTAGTTTTGGTAATGAGAGGTGTAACGACTGACCGTTTATTCGAGGCAGACCGGCTAATTACTGACTATTCACCGGACTACTGAAAACTCCCAAATGCAAGGCATCCAACGTTCTCAACAATGGTTAATGTGTTCACAAATTACTCTCCCATTCACGACGCCGCAAACTGCGTACCCATGCTGTACTATCCCGCATATCTTCACGTCCCCGCCACATGCCTATAAATGGTTCATCCGACAATATGACTCGCTTGGTCTTTGGGATAACCTTCCCCTTAGAATAACGTGTTTTCAGAAGAGCTATAAAATCAACGACTTGTTTCTGTGCTTCTATTGGCAAAGAAGCCATCTCTTTAAGAATATCAGAAGTTTCCATTTTTTATCTTACCTCCGACTTCTCTTTGACCACAATATCATGTTACTCTAGTGCCTTGTCACGTTAGTATTTACTTGTCACGTTAGTATTTATGGGTAGAGTCTCTTTAGTAGGGGCGAATAATTATTCGCCCCTACCTCCTCCTTTTGCACAGACGATTCGCGAATCGCCCTTACTGTAGGGGCACGTTGCAACGTGCCCCTACAGCCTTGTCAAGATAGAAGTTATCTGTTAGAGCTTGTCTTTATGCCGAAGGGTTAAATAATTACCCAAATAAGCAATCATAAGGGTTACCCTTACAAAAGACGAACCCATTAAAGCAAGCTTGACAAGACACTAGTGCCTTGTCAAGTTGATTAAAGTAAGTTAAATAGTTACGATCATCATTTATACATTTATATTTTAACAAAAGATAATAATGTTGTCAATATTTTTTTGGCGAGATTCGGGGGAGAAGCTTTCTAAGTGCCTATCCCAAGATCCTAGACACCAGAAGTCTGGCCGACTCCTGGTGTCCAAGCACCTGAGGCGCGGCGAAAGTTTTGGAATAGGCTCTACTGGATGACATTGAAGGAAATCAAGAAGGCTGTTAATGCTTCCATCAGGTCATATTCTGCCTCAGGACAATCGCCTCAAAATTTATGCTGGACAACTCCTCCCCATTCTGTTATAATACGTAACTATTCAGCCACTAAGCCAATAGCCAATAGGGAAGAATACCCTATTGCCTATTGGCTTCTGTAATCTTCGTGTCTTTGTGGCTGAATAGTTACATTAATATTAAGCCTTGTTCATCGTTTGGGCCATTTACCAATCAAGGTGGATAGGCTGAAGACTGAAGTTCAATAGCCTTCAGTCTTCAGTCTTCCGCTCCAAGGCGGAAAAGAAGGGAGCTTCAAGGTGGAGCAGCGAATAAACAAACAGAGCACCGAGTCCAGAGTCCAGAACCCAGAAAGTAATCCGCCATCCGCCGCCATCCGCCATCCGATAAGGCCTGGGCTGAGTTGTCTTTTAGAAGAAAGATCAGATATACTTAAGGGTCGGTCTATTGGCCTCATTACCAATATCACCGGGGTGGATGAAAAGGAAAGAAGAAACATAGACATTCTGTGGGCCAGAGATGATTGGAAACTAACGGCCCTCTTTTCTCCTGAACACGGTTTAAAAAGCGATGTCCTGGATGGCATTCCGGTTGACTCTGCCTTTGATCCTTCTAAAAGATTGCCTGTTTACAGCCTTTATGGAGATCACAAGCAGCCAACGCCGGAGATGCTGTCCGGAATCGACCTCTTGATTTTTGATATTCAGGATATTGGTGTCCGCTATTATACCTATATTACCACCTTAGGTCTGGCTATGGAAGCCGCAGCCAGAGAGGGCATTCCCTTTGTGGTTTGTGATCGTCCTAATCCTATAACCGGCAAAAGGGTAGAAGGAAATATTCTTGATCTTAAATTTAGGTCCTTTGTCGGATATTACCCCCTTCCGATAAGATACGGCATGAGCATTGGTGAGCTGGCCTTGCTTTTCAACCAGAAATATGAAATCGGAGCCGAGTTGGAAGTAGTTAAAGTTGAGGGCTGGAAGAGGGAGATGTGGTTTGATGAAACCAGTCTTCCCTGGATACCTCCCTCTCCGGATATGCCAGGATTAAATACTGCTATCCTCTATCCTGGAACTTGCCTCTTTGAAGGCACCAATGTCTCTGAAGGAAGAGGCACCTCGACACCTTTTGAGTTAATTGGCGCCCCCTGGCTGGATGGGAAAAGACTGGCCGAAGGGTTAAACTCCTTAGCTCTTCCCGGGGTAAGATTTAGGCCTGCTTTTTTCAGACCGACCCGATCCAAATACACCGAGGTAAATTGCAGCGGCGTAAAGATAGTAGTGCTTGATCGTGAAAGCATCGACTCGATTAGAACAGGGCTTAATATACTCGCCCTTATTAAGAAAGATTACGAAACCAAATTTAGTTGGTCGAAACGGGAGGGCACCTACTTTTTTGATCGACTGATCGGAACCGACCAGGTCCGGCAGCAACTGGAGGCAGGATGTCCCGTGGAAACAATTATGGCCTTCTGGCTGGATGAAAAGAGCCGGTTTCTGATGACCAGAAGGACATATTTGCTTTACGATTAAGTTCCCCCACCAGGCGACCGGATACCGGATACCGACCTCGTTGATTCAAGCCCAGATGTAATCGTTCATCACAGATAGATTTTTCTCAGTGTCTCTGTGTCTCCGTGGTGAGGTGAACGGTTACGCCCAGATGAGCTTCTTATACTTTATTAAATAGTTTAATCCGGAGAGGACAGTAAGGAGAGTAGTAATCAACATCAACAGGTAAGGACCGGCTTCGATAGTCCAGAACAAATATCGACTCCAGCCGCCTCTGTCCAGCATATCGGCCGGGGTAAGATTAAGGAAGGTTTGCAGATAAGACCTTATTAAGAGGATGAGAAAAATAGCAATAATGACCACCATTTGAGAGGTGGTCTTAGCCTTTCCTCCGCCGCCGGCAGTAATAACCGTCCCTTCAGAGAGGGCCAGCATCCTGAGACCGGTAACCAGGAACTCCCTGGTAATAATAAGAAAGACCATCCAGGCCGGTATATGGAGTTCCGGCATGCCGACAAAGGAAATGAAGACAGCCGAGGTAAGTAGTTTGTCGGCTAAAGGGTCCATCAGTTTGCCCCAGGTAGTAACTTTTTGCTCACGTCTGGCCAGTATTCCATCATAAAGGTCGGTTATAGCGGCAATTATAAAGGTGAATAAGGTTAGAAATCGGACGTAGATATTTTCCTGAGTCAAAAGGATAATAATAAGAGGGATGAGGATAATCCTCGTTAGGGTTAATTTATTGGCTAGGTGCATAGCGCGGCCTCCCGCCATCCTCGATGCTCGATCCTCGATGCTGGATGCTCGATACTCGATATTGGAGACTCGATACTGAAGACTGGAGACTAAATCCTTTACCCGCATCGAGCATCCCGCATCGAGCATCGAGCATCGAGCTTTGATTAAAACAGCCCCGGAATATTAAGACCGCCGGTGATTTTCTTCATTTCATCTTCAACCATTTCAGAAACCCGGGTCATCGCTTCATTGACCGCCGCTTGAATCAAGTCTTCAAGCATCTCTACATCATCCGGGTTAATCACTTCCGGATCAATCTTTATCTCCACAACCTCCTTTTGTCCATTGACTGTGGCCGTTACCATCCCACCCCCTGCACTGGCGGTAGCGGTCCGTGCGGCTAATTCCTCCTGTATCTGGAGTATCTTCGACTGCATCTTTTGAACTTGCTTCATGATATCTTTCATACCCTTCATCATACACCTCCATTATTTGATTTCGGATTTCGAGATGAACAATGCCCTCAATATCTTGATTCAACCACCGAATCTACGACTTAGTGCTTACTCCTTTACTACCTACGGCTTGCTGCCTATTGTCTTTATTATCTCCCCTTCAAA from bacterium encodes the following:
- a CDS encoding HigA family addiction module antitoxin: MIRIPTNRAPTHPGEMLLEEFLNPMRLTQRQMANAIHVPYQQINDIVNQRRGMTPRIALRLARFFGTSADFWMNVQLRWDLYVAQRAETEELKAIKPYLRLTHAIG
- a CDS encoding type II toxin-antitoxin system RelE/ParE family toxin; this encodes MIQSFKNDGTEDVFNGENTKAARRTCPEAVWKAAMRKLDMLDSVTALRELRVPPGNCLEMLTGDRQGQHSIRINERYRICFVWTESGPDQVEIVDYH
- a CDS encoding DUF2281 domain-containing protein; translation: METSDILKEMASLPIEAQKQVVDFIALLKTRYSKGKVIPKTKRVILSDEPFIGMWRGREDMRDSTAWVRSLRRREWESNL
- a CDS encoding DUF1343 domain-containing protein, which produces MEQRINKQSTESRVQNPESNPPSAAIRHPIRPGLSCLLEERSDILKGRSIGLITNITGVDEKERRNIDILWARDDWKLTALFSPEHGLKSDVLDGIPVDSAFDPSKRLPVYSLYGDHKQPTPEMLSGIDLLIFDIQDIGVRYYTYITTLGLAMEAAAREGIPFVVCDRPNPITGKRVEGNILDLKFRSFVGYYPLPIRYGMSIGELALLFNQKYEIGAELEVVKVEGWKREMWFDETSLPWIPPSPDMPGLNTAILYPGTCLFEGTNVSEGRGTSTPFELIGAPWLDGKRLAEGLNSLALPGVRFRPAFFRPTRSKYTEVNCSGVKIVVLDRESIDSIRTGLNILALIKKDYETKFSWSKREGTYFFDRLIGTDQVRQQLEAGCPVETIMAFWLDEKSRFLMTRRTYLLYD
- the pgsA gene encoding CDP-diacylglycerol--glycerol-3-phosphate 3-phosphatidyltransferase, coding for MLDAGCSMRVKDLVSSLQYRVSNIEYRASSIEDRASRMAGGRAMHLANKLTLTRIILIPLIIILLTQENIYVRFLTLFTFIIAAITDLYDGILARREQKVTTWGKLMDPLADKLLTSAVFISFVGMPELHIPAWMVFLIITREFLVTGLRMLALSEGTVITAGGGGKAKTTSQMVVIIAIFLILLIRSYLQTFLNLTPADMLDRGGWSRYLFWTIEAGPYLLMLITTLLTVLSGLNYLIKYKKLIWA
- a CDS encoding YbaB/EbfC family nucleoid-associated protein — protein: MKGMKDIMKQVQKMQSKILQIQEELAARTATASAGGGMVTATVNGQKEVVEIKIDPEVINPDDVEMLEDLIQAAVNEAMTRVSEMVEDEMKKITGGLNIPGLF